From Toxorhynchites rutilus septentrionalis strain SRP chromosome 2, ASM2978413v1, whole genome shotgun sequence, a single genomic window includes:
- the LOC129768752 gene encoding lebercilin isoform X1 — MTSSSMRSSISMRSMESLYSSKSSNFSALHRRKAVAARQPAIVIAANSDVRHRVMSARMLRFKQLQNQLEVAHHQIAELTKDNRLLRALQKRQDSALSKYENSNAELPKLLHSHAEEIRTYQTKCRNLQNQHKEVLNKLKQKDAHILTITDQNKHLIQLNKDKHLEERERLAERVRDLETRLIEKDNDAKLLARRLQLESKNFRGQLQQEILKQREISQKLERAHHEIQRLNSVIEIYEKRTPSTLLKNSYLLKQSKPTSGQLSRLPNGSPTKPSFPLQNLAEPAPVTNMEIAPKKASDEGDGDHKFFTHSPKMLKPIDVNDDITPVATPVKSSRPKKKHLNTKTREEPEKQVEENCEKASDHHYDESFCEKFNKYALQQEAEFDETIEDEISRLKQDISLGSSTNNLSRRMKQHFITAEVSYEDDYEPESSPEKNRGKNDVIFDHKTHINELEKQIRNMGGPLLNGISGKDNKYDEKKNSTSGDTDLESSTNTSDSSKEFETMKREIRESIMKKESLLDSFCDEINGKETSSKTTNGRIKDFQKRPQIDPKKKKNLLEALKAIDGNSFDK; from the exons ATGACATCCAGTAGCATGCGATCATC aatttctatGCGAAGCATGGAGAGTTTGTACTCAAGTAAAAGTTCAAATTTCTCGGCGCTCCATCGGCGAAAAGCTGTGGCTGCTCGCCAACCGGCTATTGTTATAGCTGCTAACAGCGATGTCAGACACCGGGTAATGTCGGCACGTATGTTGCGTTTCAAGCAATTGCAGAACCAGTTGGAAGTCGCGCATCACCAAATTGCT GAGCTGACCAAAGATAATCGTCTCCTGAGAGCATTACAAAAACGCCAAGACTCGGCCCTATCCAAGTACGAGAATTCAAATGCAGAACTACCGAAACTATTACATTCCCATGCAGAGGAAATACGAACATACCAAACGAAGTGTCGAAATCTACAAAATCAACACAAGGAAGTTCTTAACAAGTTGAAGCAGAAGGATGCACATATACTAACAATTACCGATCAGAACAAACATTTAATCCAACTAAACAAAGACAA GCATCTTGAGGAACGCGAAAGACTCGCTGAACGTGTGCGGGACTTAGAAACGCGACTGATTGAGAAAGATAATGATGCCAAATTGCTTGCAAGAAGATTGCAACTAGAATCGAAAAACTTTAGAGGACAGCTGCAGCAAGAAATTCTCAAGCAGCGAGAAATAAGCCAAAAACTGGAGCGGGCACATCACGAGATTCAACGACTGAATTCTGTTATTGAG ATCTACGAAAAACGCACACCATCTACATTGCTCAAAAATAGCTACCTATTGAAACAATCAAAGCCAACATCTGGGCAGCTATCTCGATTGCCGAATGGATCTCCGACGAAACCATCTTTTCCC TTGCAGAATTTAGCTGAACCTGCTCCAGTGACGAATATGGAAATTGCACCGAAAAAAGCTTCTGACGAAGGGGATGGTGACCATAAGTTTTTTACTCATAGTCCGAAAATGCTAAAGCCCATTGATGTCAATGACGATATAACACCAGTTGCTACGCCAGTTAAATCTAGCAGGCCAAAAAAGAAGCATCTCAACACAAAAACGCGGGAGGAACCGGAGAAACAGGTCGAAGAAAATTGTGAAAAAGCATCGGATCATCACTATGATGAATCGTTCTGCGAAAAGTTCAATAAATATGCTCTACAACAGGAGGCTGAATTCGATGAGACTATTGAGGACGAAATATCAAGGCTGAAACAAGACATCTCGCTTGGGAGCTCTACCAATAATCTTTCCCGGAGAATGAAACAACACTTTATCACCGCTGAGGTTTCATATGAAGATGACTATGAACCAGAATCCTCTCCCGAGAAGAACCGTGGGAAAAATGACGTTATTTTCGACCATAAAACACATATTAACGAGCTGGAAAAACAAATTCGTAATATGGGGGGCCCATTACTGAATGGCATATCGGGAAAAGATAATaaatatgatgagaaaaaaaattcgacaTCGGGAGATACGGATTTGGAGTCTAGCACAAACACCAGCGATTCATCGAAAGAATTTGAAACAATGAAACGGGAAATTCGTGAAAGTATTATGAAGAAAGAATCCTTGCTCGATTCATTTTGCGACGAAATTAACGGTAAAGAAACGAGCAGTAAAACCACCAACGGTCGAATAAAAGATTTTCAAAAACGACCTCAGATCGAtccgaaaaagaagaaaaatttaTTGGAGGCCTTGAAGGCGATCGATGGAAATAGTTTTGACAAATGA
- the LOC129768752 gene encoding lebercilin isoform X2, with translation MTSSSMRSSISMRSMESLYSSKSSNFSALHRRKAVAARQPAIVIAANSDVRHRVMSARMLRFKQLQNQLEVAHHQIAELTKDNRLLRALQKRQDSALSKYENSNAELPKLLHSHAEEIRTYQTKCRNLQNQHKEVLNKLKQKDAHILTITDQNKHLIQLNKDKHLEERERLAERVRDLETRLIEKDNDAKLLARRLQLESKNFRGQLQQEILKQREISQKLERAHHEIQRLNSVIEIYEKRTPSTLLKNSYLLKQSKPTSGQLSRLPNGSPTKPSFPNLAEPAPVTNMEIAPKKASDEGDGDHKFFTHSPKMLKPIDVNDDITPVATPVKSSRPKKKHLNTKTREEPEKQVEENCEKASDHHYDESFCEKFNKYALQQEAEFDETIEDEISRLKQDISLGSSTNNLSRRMKQHFITAEVSYEDDYEPESSPEKNRGKNDVIFDHKTHINELEKQIRNMGGPLLNGISGKDNKYDEKKNSTSGDTDLESSTNTSDSSKEFETMKREIRESIMKKESLLDSFCDEINGKETSSKTTNGRIKDFQKRPQIDPKKKKNLLEALKAIDGNSFDK, from the exons ATGACATCCAGTAGCATGCGATCATC aatttctatGCGAAGCATGGAGAGTTTGTACTCAAGTAAAAGTTCAAATTTCTCGGCGCTCCATCGGCGAAAAGCTGTGGCTGCTCGCCAACCGGCTATTGTTATAGCTGCTAACAGCGATGTCAGACACCGGGTAATGTCGGCACGTATGTTGCGTTTCAAGCAATTGCAGAACCAGTTGGAAGTCGCGCATCACCAAATTGCT GAGCTGACCAAAGATAATCGTCTCCTGAGAGCATTACAAAAACGCCAAGACTCGGCCCTATCCAAGTACGAGAATTCAAATGCAGAACTACCGAAACTATTACATTCCCATGCAGAGGAAATACGAACATACCAAACGAAGTGTCGAAATCTACAAAATCAACACAAGGAAGTTCTTAACAAGTTGAAGCAGAAGGATGCACATATACTAACAATTACCGATCAGAACAAACATTTAATCCAACTAAACAAAGACAA GCATCTTGAGGAACGCGAAAGACTCGCTGAACGTGTGCGGGACTTAGAAACGCGACTGATTGAGAAAGATAATGATGCCAAATTGCTTGCAAGAAGATTGCAACTAGAATCGAAAAACTTTAGAGGACAGCTGCAGCAAGAAATTCTCAAGCAGCGAGAAATAAGCCAAAAACTGGAGCGGGCACATCACGAGATTCAACGACTGAATTCTGTTATTGAG ATCTACGAAAAACGCACACCATCTACATTGCTCAAAAATAGCTACCTATTGAAACAATCAAAGCCAACATCTGGGCAGCTATCTCGATTGCCGAATGGATCTCCGACGAAACCATCTTTTCCC AATTTAGCTGAACCTGCTCCAGTGACGAATATGGAAATTGCACCGAAAAAAGCTTCTGACGAAGGGGATGGTGACCATAAGTTTTTTACTCATAGTCCGAAAATGCTAAAGCCCATTGATGTCAATGACGATATAACACCAGTTGCTACGCCAGTTAAATCTAGCAGGCCAAAAAAGAAGCATCTCAACACAAAAACGCGGGAGGAACCGGAGAAACAGGTCGAAGAAAATTGTGAAAAAGCATCGGATCATCACTATGATGAATCGTTCTGCGAAAAGTTCAATAAATATGCTCTACAACAGGAGGCTGAATTCGATGAGACTATTGAGGACGAAATATCAAGGCTGAAACAAGACATCTCGCTTGGGAGCTCTACCAATAATCTTTCCCGGAGAATGAAACAACACTTTATCACCGCTGAGGTTTCATATGAAGATGACTATGAACCAGAATCCTCTCCCGAGAAGAACCGTGGGAAAAATGACGTTATTTTCGACCATAAAACACATATTAACGAGCTGGAAAAACAAATTCGTAATATGGGGGGCCCATTACTGAATGGCATATCGGGAAAAGATAATaaatatgatgagaaaaaaaattcgacaTCGGGAGATACGGATTTGGAGTCTAGCACAAACACCAGCGATTCATCGAAAGAATTTGAAACAATGAAACGGGAAATTCGTGAAAGTATTATGAAGAAAGAATCCTTGCTCGATTCATTTTGCGACGAAATTAACGGTAAAGAAACGAGCAGTAAAACCACCAACGGTCGAATAAAAGATTTTCAAAAACGACCTCAGATCGAtccgaaaaagaagaaaaatttaTTGGAGGCCTTGAAGGCGATCGATGGAAATAGTTTTGACAAATGA
- the LOC129768752 gene encoding lebercilin isoform X5, with translation MRSMESLYSSKSSNFSALHRRKAVAARQPAIVIAANSDVRHRVMSARMLRFKQLQNQLEVAHHQIAELTKDNRLLRALQKRQDSALSKYENSNAELPKLLHSHAEEIRTYQTKCRNLQNQHKEVLNKLKQKDAHILTITDQNKHLIQLNKDKHLEERERLAERVRDLETRLIEKDNDAKLLARRLQLESKNFRGQLQQEILKQREISQKLERAHHEIQRLNSVIEIYEKRTPSTLLKNSYLLKQSKPTSGQLSRLPNGSPTKPSFPLQNLAEPAPVTNMEIAPKKASDEGDGDHKFFTHSPKMLKPIDVNDDITPVATPVKSSRPKKKHLNTKTREEPEKQVEENCEKASDHHYDESFCEKFNKYALQQEAEFDETIEDEISRLKQDISLGSSTNNLSRRMKQHFITAEVSYEDDYEPESSPEKNRGKNDVIFDHKTHINELEKQIRNMGGPLLNGISGKDNKYDEKKNSTSGDTDLESSTNTSDSSKEFETMKREIRESIMKKESLLDSFCDEINGKETSSKTTNGRIKDFQKRPQIDPKKKKNLLEALKAIDGNSFDK, from the exons atGCGAAGCATGGAGAGTTTGTACTCAAGTAAAAGTTCAAATTTCTCGGCGCTCCATCGGCGAAAAGCTGTGGCTGCTCGCCAACCGGCTATTGTTATAGCTGCTAACAGCGATGTCAGACACCGGGTAATGTCGGCACGTATGTTGCGTTTCAAGCAATTGCAGAACCAGTTGGAAGTCGCGCATCACCAAATTGCT GAGCTGACCAAAGATAATCGTCTCCTGAGAGCATTACAAAAACGCCAAGACTCGGCCCTATCCAAGTACGAGAATTCAAATGCAGAACTACCGAAACTATTACATTCCCATGCAGAGGAAATACGAACATACCAAACGAAGTGTCGAAATCTACAAAATCAACACAAGGAAGTTCTTAACAAGTTGAAGCAGAAGGATGCACATATACTAACAATTACCGATCAGAACAAACATTTAATCCAACTAAACAAAGACAA GCATCTTGAGGAACGCGAAAGACTCGCTGAACGTGTGCGGGACTTAGAAACGCGACTGATTGAGAAAGATAATGATGCCAAATTGCTTGCAAGAAGATTGCAACTAGAATCGAAAAACTTTAGAGGACAGCTGCAGCAAGAAATTCTCAAGCAGCGAGAAATAAGCCAAAAACTGGAGCGGGCACATCACGAGATTCAACGACTGAATTCTGTTATTGAG ATCTACGAAAAACGCACACCATCTACATTGCTCAAAAATAGCTACCTATTGAAACAATCAAAGCCAACATCTGGGCAGCTATCTCGATTGCCGAATGGATCTCCGACGAAACCATCTTTTCCC TTGCAGAATTTAGCTGAACCTGCTCCAGTGACGAATATGGAAATTGCACCGAAAAAAGCTTCTGACGAAGGGGATGGTGACCATAAGTTTTTTACTCATAGTCCGAAAATGCTAAAGCCCATTGATGTCAATGACGATATAACACCAGTTGCTACGCCAGTTAAATCTAGCAGGCCAAAAAAGAAGCATCTCAACACAAAAACGCGGGAGGAACCGGAGAAACAGGTCGAAGAAAATTGTGAAAAAGCATCGGATCATCACTATGATGAATCGTTCTGCGAAAAGTTCAATAAATATGCTCTACAACAGGAGGCTGAATTCGATGAGACTATTGAGGACGAAATATCAAGGCTGAAACAAGACATCTCGCTTGGGAGCTCTACCAATAATCTTTCCCGGAGAATGAAACAACACTTTATCACCGCTGAGGTTTCATATGAAGATGACTATGAACCAGAATCCTCTCCCGAGAAGAACCGTGGGAAAAATGACGTTATTTTCGACCATAAAACACATATTAACGAGCTGGAAAAACAAATTCGTAATATGGGGGGCCCATTACTGAATGGCATATCGGGAAAAGATAATaaatatgatgagaaaaaaaattcgacaTCGGGAGATACGGATTTGGAGTCTAGCACAAACACCAGCGATTCATCGAAAGAATTTGAAACAATGAAACGGGAAATTCGTGAAAGTATTATGAAGAAAGAATCCTTGCTCGATTCATTTTGCGACGAAATTAACGGTAAAGAAACGAGCAGTAAAACCACCAACGGTCGAATAAAAGATTTTCAAAAACGACCTCAGATCGAtccgaaaaagaagaaaaatttaTTGGAGGCCTTGAAGGCGATCGATGGAAATAGTTTTGACAAATGA
- the LOC129768752 gene encoding lebercilin isoform X3 yields the protein MFSNFRISMRSMESLYSSKSSNFSALHRRKAVAARQPAIVIAANSDVRHRVMSARMLRFKQLQNQLEVAHHQIAELTKDNRLLRALQKRQDSALSKYENSNAELPKLLHSHAEEIRTYQTKCRNLQNQHKEVLNKLKQKDAHILTITDQNKHLIQLNKDKHLEERERLAERVRDLETRLIEKDNDAKLLARRLQLESKNFRGQLQQEILKQREISQKLERAHHEIQRLNSVIEIYEKRTPSTLLKNSYLLKQSKPTSGQLSRLPNGSPTKPSFPLQNLAEPAPVTNMEIAPKKASDEGDGDHKFFTHSPKMLKPIDVNDDITPVATPVKSSRPKKKHLNTKTREEPEKQVEENCEKASDHHYDESFCEKFNKYALQQEAEFDETIEDEISRLKQDISLGSSTNNLSRRMKQHFITAEVSYEDDYEPESSPEKNRGKNDVIFDHKTHINELEKQIRNMGGPLLNGISGKDNKYDEKKNSTSGDTDLESSTNTSDSSKEFETMKREIRESIMKKESLLDSFCDEINGKETSSKTTNGRIKDFQKRPQIDPKKKKNLLEALKAIDGNSFDK from the exons atgttttcaaatttcagaatttctatGCGAAGCATGGAGAGTTTGTACTCAAGTAAAAGTTCAAATTTCTCGGCGCTCCATCGGCGAAAAGCTGTGGCTGCTCGCCAACCGGCTATTGTTATAGCTGCTAACAGCGATGTCAGACACCGGGTAATGTCGGCACGTATGTTGCGTTTCAAGCAATTGCAGAACCAGTTGGAAGTCGCGCATCACCAAATTGCT GAGCTGACCAAAGATAATCGTCTCCTGAGAGCATTACAAAAACGCCAAGACTCGGCCCTATCCAAGTACGAGAATTCAAATGCAGAACTACCGAAACTATTACATTCCCATGCAGAGGAAATACGAACATACCAAACGAAGTGTCGAAATCTACAAAATCAACACAAGGAAGTTCTTAACAAGTTGAAGCAGAAGGATGCACATATACTAACAATTACCGATCAGAACAAACATTTAATCCAACTAAACAAAGACAA GCATCTTGAGGAACGCGAAAGACTCGCTGAACGTGTGCGGGACTTAGAAACGCGACTGATTGAGAAAGATAATGATGCCAAATTGCTTGCAAGAAGATTGCAACTAGAATCGAAAAACTTTAGAGGACAGCTGCAGCAAGAAATTCTCAAGCAGCGAGAAATAAGCCAAAAACTGGAGCGGGCACATCACGAGATTCAACGACTGAATTCTGTTATTGAG ATCTACGAAAAACGCACACCATCTACATTGCTCAAAAATAGCTACCTATTGAAACAATCAAAGCCAACATCTGGGCAGCTATCTCGATTGCCGAATGGATCTCCGACGAAACCATCTTTTCCC TTGCAGAATTTAGCTGAACCTGCTCCAGTGACGAATATGGAAATTGCACCGAAAAAAGCTTCTGACGAAGGGGATGGTGACCATAAGTTTTTTACTCATAGTCCGAAAATGCTAAAGCCCATTGATGTCAATGACGATATAACACCAGTTGCTACGCCAGTTAAATCTAGCAGGCCAAAAAAGAAGCATCTCAACACAAAAACGCGGGAGGAACCGGAGAAACAGGTCGAAGAAAATTGTGAAAAAGCATCGGATCATCACTATGATGAATCGTTCTGCGAAAAGTTCAATAAATATGCTCTACAACAGGAGGCTGAATTCGATGAGACTATTGAGGACGAAATATCAAGGCTGAAACAAGACATCTCGCTTGGGAGCTCTACCAATAATCTTTCCCGGAGAATGAAACAACACTTTATCACCGCTGAGGTTTCATATGAAGATGACTATGAACCAGAATCCTCTCCCGAGAAGAACCGTGGGAAAAATGACGTTATTTTCGACCATAAAACACATATTAACGAGCTGGAAAAACAAATTCGTAATATGGGGGGCCCATTACTGAATGGCATATCGGGAAAAGATAATaaatatgatgagaaaaaaaattcgacaTCGGGAGATACGGATTTGGAGTCTAGCACAAACACCAGCGATTCATCGAAAGAATTTGAAACAATGAAACGGGAAATTCGTGAAAGTATTATGAAGAAAGAATCCTTGCTCGATTCATTTTGCGACGAAATTAACGGTAAAGAAACGAGCAGTAAAACCACCAACGGTCGAATAAAAGATTTTCAAAAACGACCTCAGATCGAtccgaaaaagaagaaaaatttaTTGGAGGCCTTGAAGGCGATCGATGGAAATAGTTTTGACAAATGA
- the LOC129768752 gene encoding lebercilin isoform X4, with amino-acid sequence MRISMRSMESLYSSKSSNFSALHRRKAVAARQPAIVIAANSDVRHRVMSARMLRFKQLQNQLEVAHHQIAELTKDNRLLRALQKRQDSALSKYENSNAELPKLLHSHAEEIRTYQTKCRNLQNQHKEVLNKLKQKDAHILTITDQNKHLIQLNKDKHLEERERLAERVRDLETRLIEKDNDAKLLARRLQLESKNFRGQLQQEILKQREISQKLERAHHEIQRLNSVIEIYEKRTPSTLLKNSYLLKQSKPTSGQLSRLPNGSPTKPSFPLQNLAEPAPVTNMEIAPKKASDEGDGDHKFFTHSPKMLKPIDVNDDITPVATPVKSSRPKKKHLNTKTREEPEKQVEENCEKASDHHYDESFCEKFNKYALQQEAEFDETIEDEISRLKQDISLGSSTNNLSRRMKQHFITAEVSYEDDYEPESSPEKNRGKNDVIFDHKTHINELEKQIRNMGGPLLNGISGKDNKYDEKKNSTSGDTDLESSTNTSDSSKEFETMKREIRESIMKKESLLDSFCDEINGKETSSKTTNGRIKDFQKRPQIDPKKKKNLLEALKAIDGNSFDK; translated from the exons ATGAG aatttctatGCGAAGCATGGAGAGTTTGTACTCAAGTAAAAGTTCAAATTTCTCGGCGCTCCATCGGCGAAAAGCTGTGGCTGCTCGCCAACCGGCTATTGTTATAGCTGCTAACAGCGATGTCAGACACCGGGTAATGTCGGCACGTATGTTGCGTTTCAAGCAATTGCAGAACCAGTTGGAAGTCGCGCATCACCAAATTGCT GAGCTGACCAAAGATAATCGTCTCCTGAGAGCATTACAAAAACGCCAAGACTCGGCCCTATCCAAGTACGAGAATTCAAATGCAGAACTACCGAAACTATTACATTCCCATGCAGAGGAAATACGAACATACCAAACGAAGTGTCGAAATCTACAAAATCAACACAAGGAAGTTCTTAACAAGTTGAAGCAGAAGGATGCACATATACTAACAATTACCGATCAGAACAAACATTTAATCCAACTAAACAAAGACAA GCATCTTGAGGAACGCGAAAGACTCGCTGAACGTGTGCGGGACTTAGAAACGCGACTGATTGAGAAAGATAATGATGCCAAATTGCTTGCAAGAAGATTGCAACTAGAATCGAAAAACTTTAGAGGACAGCTGCAGCAAGAAATTCTCAAGCAGCGAGAAATAAGCCAAAAACTGGAGCGGGCACATCACGAGATTCAACGACTGAATTCTGTTATTGAG ATCTACGAAAAACGCACACCATCTACATTGCTCAAAAATAGCTACCTATTGAAACAATCAAAGCCAACATCTGGGCAGCTATCTCGATTGCCGAATGGATCTCCGACGAAACCATCTTTTCCC TTGCAGAATTTAGCTGAACCTGCTCCAGTGACGAATATGGAAATTGCACCGAAAAAAGCTTCTGACGAAGGGGATGGTGACCATAAGTTTTTTACTCATAGTCCGAAAATGCTAAAGCCCATTGATGTCAATGACGATATAACACCAGTTGCTACGCCAGTTAAATCTAGCAGGCCAAAAAAGAAGCATCTCAACACAAAAACGCGGGAGGAACCGGAGAAACAGGTCGAAGAAAATTGTGAAAAAGCATCGGATCATCACTATGATGAATCGTTCTGCGAAAAGTTCAATAAATATGCTCTACAACAGGAGGCTGAATTCGATGAGACTATTGAGGACGAAATATCAAGGCTGAAACAAGACATCTCGCTTGGGAGCTCTACCAATAATCTTTCCCGGAGAATGAAACAACACTTTATCACCGCTGAGGTTTCATATGAAGATGACTATGAACCAGAATCCTCTCCCGAGAAGAACCGTGGGAAAAATGACGTTATTTTCGACCATAAAACACATATTAACGAGCTGGAAAAACAAATTCGTAATATGGGGGGCCCATTACTGAATGGCATATCGGGAAAAGATAATaaatatgatgagaaaaaaaattcgacaTCGGGAGATACGGATTTGGAGTCTAGCACAAACACCAGCGATTCATCGAAAGAATTTGAAACAATGAAACGGGAAATTCGTGAAAGTATTATGAAGAAAGAATCCTTGCTCGATTCATTTTGCGACGAAATTAACGGTAAAGAAACGAGCAGTAAAACCACCAACGGTCGAATAAAAGATTTTCAAAAACGACCTCAGATCGAtccgaaaaagaagaaaaatttaTTGGAGGCCTTGAAGGCGATCGATGGAAATAGTTTTGACAAATGA